The following coding sequences are from one Hydra vulgaris chromosome 04, alternate assembly HydraT2T_AEP window:
- the LOC136079296 gene encoding general transcription factor II-I repeat domain-containing protein 2-like, which translates to MSVLPKKARTEQEENRSFNEKWEEDNFMIPTKDKMLCLLCDLTISTLKNATTKRHYENIHKDHKYAKLEGEARKNALAKLKSQKSKQQQTFSIVQENGNRATEATYKIALIGKGGNHRVILKP; encoded by the coding sequence ATGTCAGTTCTCCCTAAAAAAGCAAGAACAGAGCAAGAGGAAAATCGgtcttttaatgaaaaatggGAAGAAGATAACTTCATGATTCCAACTAAAGATAAAATGCTTTGCTTGTTGTGTGACCTCACAATTTCTACTTTGAAGAATGCTACTACAAAGAGACATTATGAAAACATTCATAAGGATCATAAGTATGCAAAATTAGAGGGAGAAGCTCGAAAAAATGCATTAGCAAAACTGAAGTCTCAAAAGAGCAAACAACAGCAGACATTTTCAATTGTTCAAGAAAATGGAAATAGAGCAACTGAAGCAACATACAAAATTGCTCTCATTGGCAAAGGAGGAAACCATAGAGTGATACTGAAACCTTGA
- the LOC136079297 gene encoding protein FAM200C-like — protein MDPDKVDKYKQLPLSRRTIMDRQHELATNSSEQLISICQMEDAYYSIALDESTDVTDSTQLLLFIRVITADFKSYEELFALATLKGKTQGCDIFAAFIEKISQAQLQLKNLVSICSDGAPSMRGKNAFFHCFHEKRIA, from the coding sequence ATGGATCCAGATAAAGTGGATAAGTATAAGCAGCTTCCGCTTTCTCGGCGAACAATTATGGACCGTCAACATGAGCTTGCTACAAATAGTTCTGAGCAATTAATCTCAATATGTCAAATGGAGGACGCATATTATTCAATTGCTTTAGATGAGTCCACTGATGTGACTGATTCTACCcaacttcttttatttattcGGGTTATAACTGCAGACTTCAAAAGTTATGAAGAGTTGTTTGCTTTAGCAACACTAAAAGGAAAAACACAAGGCTGTGATATATTTGCAGCTTTCATAGAAAAAATTTCTCAGGCTCAACTTCAGTTGAAAAATCTAGTCAGCATTTGTTCTGATGGAGCTCCTTCTATGCGTggaaaaaatgcattttttcattGCTTTCATGAAAAAAGAATTGCCTGA